One Brachybacterium aquaticum genomic region harbors:
- a CDS encoding CPBP family intramembrane glutamic endopeptidase, translating into MTTTELLDSPRAPRPADAPRPATHHAAAPLVQPPHDVLSSAAPTAPTILADPTVPTAPAPQPFHRLALTRPHRRRWHRPLIALAVTGAAAGVLTAALMVPLLVFSAVTGVTSPMLDSGVLDPHDPLGMLIGLGSIAILIPAVLLGVRVAYGRAGIAHSVRGRFRWGLLGRAALVVMPVYVLVNSVLTLIVERDGIEVPQLTAPVLAAWAIAVLLAPLQCAGEEYLYRVLPLQVLGTWLRSPLVGILLPVPLFMVSHGYDWVGQVSTGVFALVMGLLAWKTGGIEIPILLHVANNLTLFAIAPLLPGSLVQGHVPPIALVVSLAPMLLLSAGIWVWFSRREGLRIWEPLRGTGGVDTGSAEPGGAGRG; encoded by the coding sequence ATGACCACCACCGAGCTGCTGGACAGCCCCCGAGCCCCCCGCCCCGCCGACGCTCCCCGCCCCGCCACTCACCACGCTGCCGCTCCGCTCGTCCAGCCTCCCCACGACGTCCTGAGCTCCGCCGCTCCCACTGCCCCGACCATCCTCGCCGACCCGACCGTCCCCACCGCCCCGGCACCGCAGCCCTTCCACCGCCTCGCACTGACCCGTCCGCACCGTCGCCGATGGCACCGGCCCCTCATCGCACTGGCCGTCACCGGCGCGGCCGCGGGAGTGCTCACCGCCGCGCTGATGGTCCCGCTGCTGGTGTTCTCCGCCGTCACCGGTGTGACCTCGCCGATGCTGGACAGCGGCGTGCTCGACCCGCATGACCCGCTGGGGATGCTGATCGGCCTGGGATCGATCGCGATCCTGATCCCCGCGGTGCTGCTCGGGGTCCGCGTCGCCTACGGGCGGGCCGGCATCGCCCACTCCGTGCGCGGGCGGTTCCGCTGGGGTCTGCTGGGCCGGGCCGCACTCGTGGTCATGCCCGTGTACGTGCTGGTGAACTCAGTGCTGACCCTGATCGTCGAGCGCGACGGGATCGAGGTGCCCCAGCTGACCGCGCCGGTGCTCGCCGCCTGGGCGATCGCGGTGCTGCTCGCGCCTCTGCAGTGCGCGGGGGAGGAGTACCTCTACCGGGTGCTCCCCCTGCAGGTGCTCGGCACGTGGCTGCGCTCGCCGCTGGTCGGGATCCTGCTGCCGGTGCCGCTGTTCATGGTCTCCCACGGCTACGACTGGGTGGGTCAGGTCAGCACCGGGGTGTTCGCCCTGGTGATGGGTCTGCTCGCGTGGAAGACCGGCGGGATCGAGATCCCGATCCTGCTGCACGTGGCCAACAACCTCACCCTGTTCGCGATCGCGCCGCTGCTGCCGGGCTCGCTCGTCCAGGGGCATGTGCCGCCGATTGCGCTCGTCGTCTCGCTCGCCCCGATGCTCCTGCTCAGCGCCGGGATCTGGGTGTGGTTCTCCCGCCGCGAGGGCCTGAGGATCTGGGAGCCGCTGCGCGGCACCGGCGGTGTGGATACGGGCAGTGCGGAACCGGGCGGTGCGGGCCGGGGCTGA
- a CDS encoding type II CAAX prenyl endopeptidase Rce1 family protein, giving the protein MSAADAATPAATPTPAEGTAYHRMATLRPEWARPTKALLALAAAFIAYVVLISVVLVGMVLILAVAPGVNVARGVTAGDPTSPLDVGLALAMGAMWLPAGIIGVRAGGWRPLGTAWSIAGRLRRELRGPYVTAGLVGGLAVIALAALAGGIAGGAGGAAGGASAAADGIAADGGASSPLQLLLLAVLVLLLAPLQAAGLELALRGVVMQAFGAVLRSPAVPVVIGALVMLVGRELTPAVVLPALALGLASGLLAWKSGGLELPIALTTTITAGSHLVSALAAGTGAGAGTAVLTAAAAAPGTSAAALAASTTGAHAATLAGGVTSAIALLALAVLLAAWVGRRAGVPFLAPVTRPASEPAPAAIPH; this is encoded by the coding sequence ATGAGCGCCGCCGACGCCGCGACCCCAGCCGCGACGCCCACCCCCGCCGAGGGCACGGCCTACCACCGCATGGCGACCCTGCGCCCGGAGTGGGCCCGCCCCACCAAGGCGCTCCTCGCCCTCGCCGCCGCATTCATCGCTTACGTCGTGCTGATCTCCGTGGTGCTGGTCGGCATGGTGCTGATCCTCGCCGTCGCGCCCGGGGTGAACGTCGCCCGCGGCGTCACCGCGGGCGACCCCACGAGCCCCCTGGACGTGGGCCTGGCGCTCGCGATGGGTGCGATGTGGCTGCCCGCCGGGATCATCGGCGTGCGCGCCGGCGGCTGGCGGCCGCTCGGCACCGCCTGGTCGATCGCCGGACGCCTGCGCCGCGAGCTGCGCGGCCCGTACGTCACGGCCGGGCTGGTCGGCGGACTCGCCGTGATCGCCCTCGCCGCCCTCGCGGGCGGGATCGCCGGCGGCGCGGGTGGGGCTGCAGGCGGGGCATCCGCGGCGGCCGACGGGATCGCGGCCGACGGCGGCGCTTCCTCGCCCCTGCAGCTGCTCCTCCTCGCCGTGCTCGTGCTCCTGCTCGCCCCGCTCCAGGCCGCCGGGCTCGAGCTCGCTCTCAGGGGCGTGGTGATGCAGGCCTTCGGCGCGGTGCTGCGCAGCCCCGCCGTGCCCGTGGTCATCGGCGCGCTCGTGATGCTGGTGGGCCGCGAGCTCACCCCCGCGGTCGTGCTGCCGGCCCTCGCTCTGGGCCTCGCCTCCGGGCTGCTCGCCTGGAAGAGCGGCGGGCTCGAACTGCCGATCGCGCTGACCACCACGATCACGGCGGGCTCCCACCTCGTCTCCGCGCTCGCCGCCGGCACCGGCGCCGGTGCCGGCACCGCGGTGCTCACCGCTGCTGCCGCGGCACCCGGCACCTCCGCCGCCGCGCTCGCGGCGTCGACTACCGGTGCGCACGCCGCCACTCTCGCCGGTGGCGTGACCTCGGCGATCGCGCTGCTCGCCCTCGCCGTGCTCCTCGCCGCCTGGGTGGGCAGGCGCGCCGGGGTGCCGTTCCTCGCGCCGGTCACCCGTCCCGCCTCCGAGCCCGCCCCCGCCGCGATCCCGCACTGA
- a CDS encoding sensor histidine kinase: MTSPATTLDAAGPALPAPSPRRLRPWLVAAAQSAACLLLGALTWTFSFGDALLQYNDDPPPIVLAFHGIDLLLGLGAALVIGPSRFLPPGRAHTAVHVLLALVAALSVWALPAGMLALYRIGTRRRLGLSIAVALAMAVLAAAGLWLDAALRAPTPAVIVVVAVLVTALLAALPLLLGHVLATRALLMTALRERAASAEREAQALEGEREALVRERTADAARVRAEERTALARDMHDSISHHLATIAMHAGAMAYRDDLPPEQVRRAAQTVRDAAQQANRELRTVLTTLRTTDADAPLATVPSLAALVERCREEGQDVTLTWEGTDAEELAGRPRTTVVALVRILAEVAANAAKHAPGLPLEVRIAREGERTSEGHDSKDRVVLRARSPLPSEPVIAPTSTGHGLQGLQERARLLGGDARWGRRVPARERTTEDRTTEDRTTEGFFEVEAWMPW, encoded by the coding sequence ATGACCTCCCCGGCCACGACCCTCGACGCGGCGGGACCCGCCCTGCCCGCGCCGTCCCCGCGGCGCCTGCGCCCATGGCTCGTCGCCGCGGCGCAGTCGGCGGCGTGCCTGCTGCTCGGTGCACTGACCTGGACGTTCAGCTTCGGCGACGCCCTCCTCCAGTACAACGACGACCCACCGCCCATCGTCCTCGCCTTCCACGGGATCGATCTGTTGCTCGGCCTCGGCGCCGCGCTCGTGATCGGCCCCTCGAGGTTCCTGCCACCGGGCCGCGCGCACACGGCGGTGCATGTCCTGCTCGCCCTCGTCGCGGCGCTGAGCGTGTGGGCGCTGCCGGCCGGGATGCTCGCCCTGTACCGGATCGGGACCCGGCGCCGGCTCGGACTGTCGATCGCGGTGGCGCTCGCGATGGCGGTGCTCGCCGCGGCCGGGCTGTGGCTCGACGCGGCGCTGCGCGCTCCCACCCCCGCCGTGATCGTCGTCGTGGCGGTCCTCGTCACGGCGCTCCTCGCCGCCCTGCCGCTGCTGCTCGGGCACGTGCTGGCGACCCGGGCGCTGCTGATGACGGCGCTGCGCGAACGGGCCGCGTCGGCCGAGCGGGAGGCGCAGGCGCTGGAAGGAGAGCGCGAGGCGCTGGTGCGGGAGCGGACGGCCGATGCCGCCCGGGTCCGGGCCGAGGAGCGCACCGCGCTCGCCCGCGACATGCACGACTCGATCTCCCACCACCTGGCCACGATCGCCATGCACGCCGGCGCCATGGCCTACCGCGACGACCTCCCCCCGGAGCAGGTGCGCCGCGCCGCACAGACCGTCCGCGACGCCGCCCAGCAGGCGAACCGCGAGCTGCGCACGGTGCTGACCACCCTGCGCACCACCGACGCCGACGCCCCGCTCGCGACCGTCCCAAGTCTCGCCGCGCTCGTGGAGCGCTGCCGTGAGGAGGGGCAGGACGTGACCCTGACCTGGGAGGGCACAGATGCCGAAGAGCTCGCCGGACGTCCCCGCACGACCGTGGTCGCGCTGGTGCGGATCCTCGCCGAGGTCGCCGCGAACGCCGCGAAGCATGCACCGGGCCTGCCGCTCGAGGTGCGGATCGCGCGGGAGGGCGAGAGGACGAGCGAGGGGCATGACAGCAAGGACCGCGTGGTGCTGCGGGCGCGCTCCCCGCTGCCTTCGGAGCCGGTCATCGCCCCGACCTCGACCGGGCACGGGCTGCAGGGTCTGCAGGAACGGGCGCGGCTGCTCGGCGGGGATGCCCGCTGGGGACGACGAGTCCCTGCCAGGGAACGCACGACGGAAGATCGCACGACGGAAGATCGCACGACGGAGGGGTTTTTCGAGGTGGAAGCATGGATGCCGTGGTGA
- a CDS encoding serine hydrolase domain-containing protein → MTADAPVPDPLLLLPLRQRILEQHLGVRALHLHRTGHEELSHRFVEDTAENVYSVSKTVTALAIGIAIDEGLLGLDDLVAGHLAAPAGGYGSGVEQIRIRHLLSMTTTSPVLGFEDSERDSEDLTSLILGTDLRGEPGTAWEYSNGSIFLLSRLLTEVTGQTMRDWLMPRLFLPLGILNPQWHTTRDGHTWGATGLHLKSGQLARIGRLLLDRGAHEGTQLVPASWIDALHAEEIWVATGDPEPESARYGFGVWDCTTPGAWRADGAYGQFLLVLPEQQAVLTVTSHLEGRGGAVILAAIREELLPLL, encoded by the coding sequence ATGACCGCTGATGCTCCCGTGCCCGACCCGCTCCTCCTGCTGCCCCTGCGCCAGCGGATCCTCGAGCAGCACCTCGGCGTGCGCGCCCTGCACCTGCACCGCACCGGTCACGAGGAGCTCAGCCACCGCTTCGTCGAGGACACCGCCGAGAACGTCTACTCCGTCTCCAAGACCGTCACCGCCCTCGCGATCGGCATCGCGATCGACGAGGGTCTGCTGGGCCTGGACGACCTGGTCGCGGGCCACCTGGCCGCCCCCGCCGGCGGATACGGCTCAGGTGTCGAGCAGATCCGGATCCGCCACCTGCTCTCCATGACCACCACCTCCCCGGTCCTCGGCTTCGAGGACTCCGAACGGGACAGCGAGGACCTCACCTCCCTCATCCTCGGCACGGACCTGCGGGGCGAGCCCGGCACGGCCTGGGAGTACTCCAACGGCTCGATCTTCCTGCTCTCGAGGCTCCTCACCGAGGTCACCGGGCAGACGATGCGCGACTGGCTGATGCCGCGACTGTTCCTGCCGCTCGGGATCCTGAACCCCCAGTGGCACACCACCCGCGACGGCCACACATGGGGTGCGACGGGCCTGCACCTGAAGAGCGGCCAGCTCGCCCGGATCGGCCGGCTCCTCCTGGACCGTGGCGCCCACGAGGGCACCCAGCTCGTGCCCGCCTCCTGGATCGACGCCCTGCACGCCGAGGAGATCTGGGTCGCGACCGGTGACCCGGAGCCGGAGTCCGCCCGGTACGGGTTCGGGGTGTGGGACTGCACCACCCCCGGTGCGTGGCGGGCCGACGGCGCCTACGGCCAGTTCCTCCTCGTCCTGCCAGAGCAGCAGGCGGTGCTGACCGTCACCTCGCACCTCGAAGGCCGCGGTGGCGCCGTGATCCTGGCCGCGATCCGCGAGGAGCTGCTGCCACTGCTGTGA
- a CDS encoding response regulator, with translation MDAVVSDGTTTERVRVLLIDDEALMRAGLLMMIDGAHGIEVVGEAVDGHEGLALIDRLSPDVVLLDLRMPRMTGLEMLRALQERAVAPGETAAPAPRIVVLTAFDTDEFLLQALRAGATSFLLKDSPPDEVVAAVLDAAADRSRFSPDVLQRLVRLASGPGGDPAGPAGVRPSAASGAPGSQRAPGSQRAPGTQPPPGEEPPSADSPAAPAPEGITDREWEVARLVAQGLSNTEIGQSLFMSLATVKTHLGRLYQKMQVTNRVQLAIRVLELGG, from the coding sequence ATGGATGCCGTGGTGAGCGACGGGACGACGACTGAGCGCGTGCGCGTGCTGCTGATCGATGACGAGGCGCTGATGCGCGCCGGTCTGCTGATGATGATTGACGGCGCCCACGGTATCGAGGTGGTCGGCGAGGCGGTGGACGGCCACGAGGGCCTCGCCCTCATCGACCGCCTCTCCCCCGACGTGGTCCTGCTGGACCTGCGCATGCCCCGCATGACCGGCCTCGAGATGCTCCGCGCCCTGCAGGAGCGAGCCGTCGCGCCCGGTGAGACGGCAGCTCCTGCCCCGCGCATCGTGGTCCTCACCGCATTCGACACCGACGAGTTCCTGCTGCAGGCCCTGCGCGCCGGCGCCACCAGCTTCCTGCTGAAGGACTCCCCGCCGGACGAGGTGGTCGCCGCGGTGCTTGACGCCGCAGCGGACCGCTCCCGCTTCTCTCCCGACGTGCTGCAGCGCCTGGTGCGCCTCGCCTCGGGGCCGGGCGGCGACCCGGCCGGTCCGGCCGGGGTGCGCCCGTCGGCCGCGAGTGGCGCGCCGGGCTCGCAGCGTGCGCCGGGCTCGCAGCGTGCGCCGGGCACCCAGCCGCCGCCGGGCGAGGAGCCCCCGTCGGCCGACTCCCCCGCGGCCCCTGCGCCCGAGGGGATCACGGACCGCGAGTGGGAGGTGGCGCGGCTGGTCGCGCAGGGGCTGAGCAACACCGAGATCGGGCAGAGCCTGTTCATGTCGTTGGCGACGGTGAAGACGCATCTGGGCCGGCTGTACCAGAAGATGCAGGTCACCAACCGTGTGCAGCTCGCGATCCGGGTGCTCGAGCTCGGCGGCTGA
- a CDS encoding NADPH-dependent F420 reductase — protein sequence MDTTGHSSATSDGTATGSALTVVGILGAGKVGTVLARLALGAGYEVLISGSGDPEKIALITQFLAPGAQPVTSREAAERADLVILALPLGKQASIPAHALEGKLVLDAMNYWWETDGILEEFSSPAASTSEFVQEQLPGATVVKAFNHMGYHDLEDLAGRPAPRAAIAIAGPEEALPPVARFVDALGFDPLPIGPLTEGVRLQPYTEAFGSKGDAAELAAIVERFPETERGQEVLAALGARV from the coding sequence GTGGACACGACTGGGCACTCCTCCGCGACCTCTGATGGCACGGCAACCGGCTCTGCCCTGACCGTGGTCGGCATCCTCGGTGCCGGCAAGGTGGGGACGGTGCTCGCGCGCCTGGCGCTCGGCGCCGGGTACGAGGTGCTGATCTCCGGCTCCGGCGACCCGGAGAAGATCGCCCTGATCACCCAGTTCCTCGCCCCGGGCGCGCAGCCGGTCACCTCCCGCGAAGCGGCCGAGCGGGCGGACCTCGTGATCCTCGCGCTCCCCCTCGGCAAGCAGGCGAGCATCCCCGCGCACGCCCTCGAGGGCAAGCTCGTCCTCGATGCCATGAACTATTGGTGGGAGACCGACGGGATCCTCGAGGAGTTCTCCTCCCCCGCCGCCTCCACCAGCGAGTTCGTGCAGGAGCAGCTGCCAGGCGCCACCGTCGTGAAGGCCTTCAACCACATGGGCTACCACGACCTCGAGGACCTCGCCGGCCGTCCCGCGCCCCGCGCCGCCATCGCGATCGCCGGGCCTGAGGAGGCGCTCCCGCCCGTCGCCCGGTTCGTGGATGCGCTCGGCTTCGACCCGCTGCCCATCGGCCCGCTCACCGAAGGCGTGCGCCTGCAGCCCTACACCGAGGCGTTCGGGTCCAAGGGCGATGCCGCCGAGCTCGCCGCGATCGTGGAGCGGTTCCCCGAGACCGAGCGCGGCCAGGAGGTCCTGGCCGCGCTCGGCGCGAGGGTCTGA
- a CDS encoding hemolysin family protein has product MDWIAVLNFGLVLLFVLIGGLFAGTEMAIVNLRESQIKQLEETGDSGAKTAKLVRDPNLFLSAVQIGVTVAGFFSSAYGASTIAPSLVPWLTSLGLSEGMAGTVALIGMTLLIAYLSLVFGELVPKRLAMQNALGLTKVVGPPLNLFGRLMRPAIWLLSVSTNLVVRLLGGDPDANREAVSAEEIKAMVRDSDALDQAESKVLADVFDASERTVVEVMRPRHQVHFLDGDQSVAQAREEIRGTGFSRYPVTGEDVDDVLGFIHVRDMLLVEDAATTKMSSLVRPIEHIPGTVQVLSALNRMRAHADQIAVVVDEYGGTDGIVTLEDLLEELVGEIYDEFDRETWPSPGNLDRIVGPDGQLDGGLILQEFEAATGIALPDTGGYETVGGFLMAELGRIPEVGDRVEIDGGSLEVLEIDERRVKTVRFVRSGGGEAADGGAGDAAADDGAHVEHDRA; this is encoded by the coding sequence ATGGACTGGATCGCCGTGCTCAACTTCGGCCTCGTGCTGCTCTTCGTGCTCATCGGCGGCCTTTTCGCCGGCACCGAGATGGCGATCGTCAACCTGCGCGAATCGCAGATCAAGCAGCTCGAGGAGACCGGCGACAGCGGCGCGAAGACCGCGAAGCTGGTGCGCGACCCGAACCTGTTCCTTTCCGCCGTGCAGATCGGCGTGACGGTCGCTGGCTTCTTCTCCTCCGCCTACGGCGCCTCCACCATCGCCCCCTCCCTGGTGCCGTGGCTGACGAGCCTCGGCCTGTCCGAGGGCATGGCGGGCACCGTGGCGCTGATCGGCATGACCCTCCTGATCGCCTACCTGTCGCTCGTGTTCGGCGAGCTGGTCCCCAAGCGCCTCGCGATGCAGAACGCGCTGGGGCTGACCAAGGTCGTCGGCCCGCCGCTGAACCTCTTCGGCCGTCTTATGCGCCCGGCGATCTGGCTGCTGTCCGTCTCCACCAACCTCGTGGTGCGCCTGCTGGGCGGTGACCCCGACGCCAACCGCGAGGCCGTCTCCGCCGAGGAGATCAAGGCGATGGTCCGCGACTCCGACGCCCTGGACCAGGCCGAGTCCAAGGTGCTCGCCGACGTGTTCGACGCGTCCGAGCGCACCGTCGTGGAGGTCATGCGGCCCCGCCACCAGGTCCACTTCCTCGACGGCGACCAGAGCGTCGCCCAGGCCCGCGAGGAGATCCGCGGCACCGGCTTCTCCCGCTACCCGGTCACCGGTGAGGACGTCGACGACGTCCTCGGCTTCATCCACGTGCGCGACATGCTCCTGGTCGAGGACGCCGCCACCACGAAGATGTCCTCCCTGGTGCGGCCCATCGAGCACATCCCCGGCACCGTCCAGGTGCTCTCGGCGCTGAACCGCATGCGCGCCCACGCCGACCAGATCGCCGTGGTCGTGGACGAGTACGGCGGCACCGACGGCATCGTCACCCTCGAGGACCTGCTCGAGGAGCTCGTGGGCGAGATCTACGACGAGTTCGACCGCGAGACCTGGCCGAGCCCCGGCAACCTCGACCGCATCGTCGGCCCCGACGGGCAGCTCGACGGCGGCCTGATCCTCCAGGAGTTCGAGGCCGCCACCGGCATCGCCCTGCCCGACACCGGCGGCTACGAGACCGTGGGCGGGTTCCTCATGGCGGAGCTGGGCCGGATCCCCGAGGTCGGCGACCGCGTCGAGATCGACGGCGGCAGCCTCGAGGTCCTCGAGATCGACGAGCGCCGGGTCAAGACCGTGCGGTTCGTGCGGTCGGGCGGGGGAGAGGCGGCCGACGGGGGCGCTGGCGACGCCGCGGCCGACGACGGCGCGCACGTCGAGCACGACCGGGCCTGA
- a CDS encoding class II glutamine amidotransferase — protein MCRLFALHSDTPVTADFWLLDAPYSLVNQSRFNADGTGLGWIDADGAAHVAKRPVAAYESVRFGQVATALHSCAMIAHVRLSSGTEHCDENTHPFLQDGIVSAHNGVLEVTDQMKQRVRDLGAAHHVHGSTDSEWMAALVTGETAAHGGDLHDGVVAALTWIAGNVPVYSVNLLAMKGEELIAVRLPATNELWVLDRDASATSPREALDQASDTLRTRSEDLAGVDSVVIASEPMDDDPAWRLMDSGELLHLTADGQIRTEKPFGPLAHPLTIDDLGLSAAASQAHAAQDRAQQQRRRRLAERAA, from the coding sequence ATGTGCCGACTCTTCGCTCTCCATTCCGATACCCCCGTCACCGCCGATTTTTGGCTGCTCGACGCCCCCTACTCGCTCGTGAACCAGTCCCGCTTCAACGCCGACGGGACGGGCCTGGGCTGGATCGACGCCGACGGCGCCGCGCACGTCGCCAAGCGCCCCGTCGCCGCCTACGAGTCCGTGCGGTTCGGCCAGGTCGCCACCGCCCTCCACTCCTGCGCGATGATCGCCCATGTGCGCCTGTCCTCCGGGACCGAGCACTGCGACGAGAACACCCACCCCTTCCTCCAGGACGGCATCGTCTCCGCCCACAACGGCGTCCTCGAGGTCACCGACCAGATGAAGCAGCGCGTGCGGGATCTGGGCGCTGCGCACCACGTCCACGGCAGCACCGACTCCGAGTGGATGGCGGCGCTGGTGACCGGGGAGACCGCCGCCCACGGCGGGGACCTCCACGACGGCGTCGTCGCGGCCCTGACCTGGATCGCGGGCAACGTGCCCGTCTACTCCGTGAACCTGCTGGCGATGAAGGGGGAGGAGCTGATCGCCGTGCGCCTGCCCGCCACCAACGAGCTGTGGGTCCTGGACCGCGACGCCTCCGCCACCAGCCCCCGCGAGGCGCTCGACCAGGCCTCGGACACCCTGCGCACCCGCAGCGAGGACCTCGCCGGCGTGGACTCCGTGGTCATCGCCTCCGAGCCGATGGACGACGATCCCGCCTGGCGCCTCATGGACTCCGGCGAGCTGCTCCACCTCACCGCCGACGGGCAGATCCGCACCGAGAAGCCCTTCGGCCCCCTCGCGCACCCCCTCACCATCGACGACCTGGGCCTGTCCGCCGCGGCCTCCCAGGCCCACGCCGCCCAGGACCGCGCCCAGCAGCAGCGCCGCCGCCGACTCGCCGAGCGCGCCGCATGA
- a CDS encoding response regulator transcription factor, whose product MTTSRILVVEDSPDARALLVETLQGEGHDVTTAADGLAARRALAPETRPAPDLVVLDLMLPHVDGSLLLAEIRAAGPLPVLVLSAKDAVYTKVDMLRLGADDYVTKPFNLSELTARIEALLRRAAPHASAPTVLVHGPLELDPQTARVHLDGAEVSLTATEYRLLTVLVERPGQVFSRPRLYEAVWEEPFVGDDAAVKTHVSNLRAKLREAARALDPVETVWGLGYRLREL is encoded by the coding sequence GTGACGACGTCCCGCATCCTCGTCGTCGAGGACTCCCCGGACGCGCGCGCCCTGCTGGTCGAGACCCTGCAGGGCGAGGGTCACGACGTGACGACCGCGGCCGACGGGCTCGCGGCCCGCCGAGCGCTCGCCCCGGAGACTCGGCCCGCCCCGGACCTGGTGGTGCTGGACCTGATGCTCCCCCACGTGGACGGGTCCTTGCTGCTCGCCGAGATCCGCGCCGCCGGACCTCTGCCGGTGCTCGTGCTCTCGGCGAAGGACGCGGTGTACACGAAGGTGGACATGCTGCGCCTCGGTGCGGACGACTACGTCACCAAGCCCTTCAACCTCTCCGAGCTCACCGCCCGCATCGAGGCGCTGCTGCGCCGCGCCGCCCCGCACGCGTCGGCCCCGACGGTGCTCGTCCACGGCCCGCTCGAGCTGGACCCGCAGACCGCCCGAGTGCACCTGGACGGCGCCGAGGTGTCGCTGACCGCAACCGAGTACCGCCTGCTCACCGTGCTGGTGGAGCGTCCCGGGCAGGTGTTCTCCCGGCCCCGGCTCTACGAGGCGGTGTGGGAGGAGCCCTTCGTGGGCGACGACGCGGCCGTGAAGACGCACGTCTCGAACCTCCGCGCGAAGCTGCGCGAGGCCGCGCGGGCGCTCGACCCGGTCGAGACGGTATGGGGGCTCGGGTACCGGTTGCGGGAGCTCTAG
- a CDS encoding glycosyltransferase family 4 protein, with amino-acid sequence MYLDMTTHQAIEHRMFTPKDSLSGLDESRVRAADRAFRRVDVICASTPWAARSVVEEHGVPSAKVHAVGIGARPLDASRQIRDFSTPKYLFVGTRWERKNGPTVLAAFRRLREEHPSATLDIVGEHPDLKEPGVSTHGFLARDNAEHQRKLADLYGRATCLVLPGAFEAAGIVFIEASHQGIPSICGDVGGAADLVGSGGVAVPPGDVSALHAAMRAMVGTPGERMGLAASKRADLFTWPSVARRILESLNSEQPSDNAGMWEA; translated from the coding sequence ATGTACCTGGATATGACCACACATCAAGCGATCGAGCACCGAATGTTCACGCCAAAGGACAGTCTGTCAGGACTCGACGAATCGCGCGTCCGCGCTGCGGATCGTGCATTCCGTCGCGTTGATGTCATCTGTGCCTCCACGCCATGGGCTGCACGGTCTGTCGTGGAGGAACATGGAGTTCCCTCCGCGAAGGTTCACGCTGTGGGCATCGGGGCACGCCCTCTAGATGCTTCAAGACAGATCCGGGATTTCAGCACTCCGAAATACTTGTTCGTCGGCACTCGGTGGGAGCGGAAGAACGGCCCGACCGTGCTAGCCGCTTTCCGTCGTCTCCGCGAGGAACATCCCTCCGCCACGCTCGACATCGTCGGTGAACACCCTGACCTCAAGGAACCCGGAGTGAGCACCCACGGCTTCCTCGCACGGGATAATGCTGAACATCAGCGCAAACTCGCGGACCTGTATGGCCGGGCAACATGCCTTGTGTTGCCCGGGGCCTTCGAAGCTGCGGGCATCGTCTTCATCGAAGCCTCACATCAGGGCATTCCTTCCATCTGTGGAGATGTCGGAGGCGCAGCCGATCTCGTGGGTTCCGGCGGTGTCGCGGTCCCCCCTGGAGACGTGAGCGCACTGCACGCCGCAATGCGAGCGATGGTCGGCACCCCCGGGGAGCGCATGGGACTCGCCGCCAGCAAGAGAGCCGATCTCTTCACATGGCCTTCGGTGGCCCGTCGGATTCTGGAATCGCTCAACTCCGAGCAGCCCTCCGACAATGCCGGGATGTGGGAAGCGTGA